In a genomic window of Nesterenkonia halotolerans:
- a CDS encoding penicillin-binding transpeptidase domain-containing protein, with protein MNNAIRHTWVVSVGLFITLFAALSIIQVGVTDELNANPNNVRQLYEDRGAPRGAITVDGTAIAESVPSDNSSFDYQRVYNAPELYSGITGTYSIANATGLERTLNEYLSGQSDSQFFDRIASVFTGDTMDGGQVELTLDGDLQQLAYDQIPDGTRGSIIVSEIATGDIKAMASKPSYDNNLLAVQDSSELVRNQEQLEADEDLRYTSRAISTTIAPGSSFKLVDLVAMLESGDYEPDTVLENPNSITLPNTNTELPNFDRGICDQRPQAELSWIVAQSCNTPFAEAALELGEDPIRESAEAFGWNSEDLGIPLEVATSAFPEDLADAELARSAVGQESVTATPLQMNMVASAIANGGTLMQPTLVDAIRGSDLQLLSTTEPEVLSDVTSEDVADEITEMMVEVVETGTATRAQTGSFDVAAKTGTAEIGDTGEVNSWITGFAPADDPQYAVTVAYERIDYDTGSSLTAPGLLTMLEAAIE; from the coding sequence GTGAACAACGCCATTCGCCATACCTGGGTCGTCTCCGTGGGCCTGTTCATCACGCTCTTCGCCGCGCTGTCCATCATTCAGGTGGGCGTGACCGACGAGCTCAATGCCAACCCCAACAACGTGCGCCAGCTCTATGAGGACCGCGGTGCCCCGCGCGGTGCGATCACCGTCGATGGCACTGCCATCGCCGAATCGGTGCCCTCAGACAACTCCAGCTTCGACTACCAGCGGGTCTACAACGCGCCCGAGCTGTACTCGGGCATCACCGGGACCTATTCGATCGCCAACGCCACAGGTCTCGAACGGACGCTCAACGAGTACCTCTCCGGGCAGTCCGACAGCCAGTTCTTCGATCGGATCGCCTCGGTGTTCACCGGTGACACCATGGACGGTGGTCAGGTGGAGCTGACCCTGGACGGCGATCTCCAGCAGCTTGCCTACGACCAGATCCCCGACGGAACCCGCGGGAGCATCATCGTCAGCGAGATCGCCACAGGGGACATCAAGGCCATGGCCTCGAAGCCCAGCTATGACAACAACCTGCTTGCGGTGCAGGACTCCAGCGAACTGGTGCGAAACCAGGAACAGCTGGAGGCGGACGAGGACCTGCGCTACACCTCCCGCGCGATCTCCACCACCATCGCGCCCGGCTCGAGCTTCAAGCTGGTCGACCTCGTCGCGATGCTCGAATCCGGGGACTATGAGCCCGACACGGTGCTGGAGAACCCGAACTCGATCACGCTTCCCAACACAAACACAGAGCTACCGAACTTCGATCGAGGAATCTGTGATCAGCGTCCACAGGCCGAACTCTCCTGGATCGTCGCGCAGTCCTGCAACACGCCTTTCGCCGAGGCCGCCCTGGAGCTCGGCGAGGACCCCATCCGGGAGAGCGCTGAGGCCTTCGGCTGGAACTCCGAAGACCTCGGGATCCCGCTGGAGGTCGCCACATCGGCATTCCCGGAGGATCTCGCCGACGCCGAGCTGGCCCGCTCCGCCGTCGGTCAGGAGAGCGTCACCGCCACGCCGCTGCAGATGAACATGGTCGCCTCCGCCATTGCCAACGGCGGCACGCTCATGCAGCCCACCCTGGTGGATGCGATCCGCGGCTCGGACCTCCAGCTGCTCTCGACCACCGAACCCGAGGTGCTCTCGGATGTGACCAGCGAGGACGTGGCGGACGAGATCACCGAGATGATGGTCGAGGTTGTGGAGACGGGCACCGCAACCCGCGCCCAGACCGGCAGCTTCGACGTCGCGGCCAAGACCGGCACCGCAGAGATCGGCGACACCGGAGAGGTGAACTCCTGGATCACCGGCTTTGCTCCGGCCGACGACCCGCAGTACGCCGTGACCGTGGCGTATGAGCGCATCGACTATGACACCGGCTCCTCGCTCACGGCCCCCGGGCTGCTGACCATGCTCGAGGCGGCGATCGAATGA